The Sandaracinus amylolyticus genomic interval TTGCAATCGTCGGCGACCCGGGCGATGCACGTCCCCGAGCGCCCGTCGCACACGAGCGTGCCCGCCAGCGCGGGCTCGCAGTCGACGTCCGCCACGCACGGGTCGCCTGCGGCTTTCGGGCGCGTCTCGTCGCAGATCTGGTGGACCTCCGACGCGAGCAGGCCCTCGGGGCAGCCGCGCTCGCATTCCCACACGACCTCGCCGTCGGGACATCGGGTCGTGTCGCACGACACGAGGACGGGCGGCACCTCGATGATCATGCCGCCGCGGCAGCGGAGCCCGCTTCGCGAGCACTCGTGCATGCACTCGCTCGGCGCGTCGGGCTCGGACGCGTCGGTGATCGACGCGTCGGGGGCCGTTCGGCCTTCTTCCGGCGCGCAAGCGATCGCGAGGACGACGAGCCCGAGTGTGATCAGGGCAGCGGCGCGCATGGATCGATGATCCTCCATCGCCCGCCGCCGCTGAAGTCCTCGTCGCCGGTGACGAGCCGCAGCGCGCCGTCGACGTAGCCGAGAGCGTGCGCGATGTGCGCCGTCCCATCCGCGAGCACCGGGACGTCGAGCGGCTCGCCGGCCTCGTCGTAGCGCGCGATGATGATCTCGCCGAACGTCGTGAACGCGATCGCGGTGCGTCCGGTCGCAGGATCGAGCGCGAGCATCGCGCCCTCGACCGGACGGCGCGGAGGAACGAGCGTTCGCTCCTCGATGACGGTGCCGGTCGCCCCGATGCGCACGATGCGAGGCGAGGCGCGCGGATCGGACGCGAGCACGACGCGCTCTCCATCGCGGTACGCCGCGTCGATCGTGCCCACGCTGCCGCCCCCGGACGTGATCGCCTGGAGCGCGAGGCGATCGTCGACCGCCGCGATCTGCGGAAGACCGATCTCGTCGGTGTACCCGACGAGGCCTCCGCGCCCGTCGCTGCTCGCGTGATGGAGCGCGCGCATCTCCGTCGCGACGCGCAGCGTGCTGCGCTCTCCGGTGAGCGTGTGCCGCGTCATCGCGAAGCCCCCGGTCGACTGGAGCAGCAGCGTCCAGCCGCGCTCGTCGCCCAGCACGAAGGGCGACGCGCCCGCGGGCGTCCTGTCGAGCGCGACCGTCTCGTGCGCGCCGTCTTCGCTCAGGCGGAGGATGCTCGTGCGTCCGCTGGAGGGATCGTGCTGGACGACGACGAGCTCGTCGCCGATCCGCTGGATGCGCGCGGCGAGCGGCGCGTCGTCGAGCTCGAGCCTCGTGTTCCCGTCGCGATCGACGACGTGCACGCGCGCCGTCGTTCGGTCCGGCCCCGTGGAGAGCAGCGCGATGCGATCGTGCGTCATCGCGACCTGCGTCGGGTACATCGAGGGCGCGTCGATCGTCGCGACGACGCGCGACGTGCAGGTGCAGCCTTCGTCGACGAGGCTGTCGCGGTCGTCGTCGATGCGATTGCAGAGCTCGGTGCGCGCCTGCGCGCAGAGGCCGACGCTCGTGTCGCACTCGAGCTCGGTGTGCGGCGCGCTCGGCGTGCAGTCGTCGTCGCTCGCGCAAGGCGTGCCCACCCGCGGCAGCGCGCTCTCGGCGCAGAGCGCGAACGGGTCGTGCGGATCGAAGCTGCCCTCCGTGCACCCGAGCGCGCAGACGTACGTGACGAGCCCCTCGGGGCACTCCGTCGGCGGCTCGTCGCACGCGAGCAGCACCGTGAGTCGCTCGTGCACGCGCCCGTCGCGGCACACGTACCCGAAGTCCCGACAGCGGACGCCTGGGCAGCCCGCGTCGTCGACGATCGGGAACCCCGCGTCGGGCGGCTCGGGCCCGACGTCGGACCCGCGAGCGGTGCAGCCCGCGATCAGGAGCACGCACGCGACGACGACCCCACCCCGCGCCACCGACATGCTCGGTGGTCGCACGACGCGCGCCCGTTTTCCAGCCCTCAGGGCGCGCTGCGGAGCTCTTCGACGTGCTCGAGGCGCTCCGGGATCGCGGTGATCGCGGCGCTGCGATCGGCGCACCAGAGGATCTGCTCGAGCACCGCAGTCGTGATCGCGCGGCCCACGACGCGCGCGTCCTCGGGATCGACGTGATCGGGCTGGCAGTCGAAGAGCATCCCCGCGAACTGCGCGCCGCAGACGCCGTGCTCCTGCGCGACCGCGAGCAGGTTCTGGCCCTCTTCGTTCTCGAGATCGCAGAGGTCGCTCGGCGCGAGGTGCCCGCTGCCTTGGATGCCGAGGAACCACTTCGGCTCGGGCGAGCCCTCGTAGGCGCTCAGGGTCGACGAGTACGGCACCACCGCGTCGTCCGTCGCGGCGACGAAGAGCGATCCTTCGAGCCCCGGATCTTCGCGCGCCGCGCCGTTCGACGAGAGGCCGATCACGACGCGCACACCGGCGCGGTCGCTCAGGCTCGTGACGATCCCGCCCGCGCTGTGGCCCGCGAGGCCGATGCGCGCGGGATCGACCCGCCCGGCGAGCCATGCGAGCTCGCCGCTCGTGGCGCGCATCGCGTCGAGCATCGCGTCGACGTCCTCCTCGAGCATGCGCGGTCCGGTGCGCGGATCGGCGCAGACGATCGCGAGCAGATCGCCGAGGTAGAGGCCCGGATGATCGGTCGCGACGACGACGAAGCCGCGGCTCGCCCAGTGAGTGAGGAACGAGAGCGATTGGGTGCGGAACGCAGCGGTGCCGTGCACGAAGACGACGAGCGGATAGGGCCCGTGCTCCGCGTCGATCGGCAGATCGCGATGACAGTCGCAGGTCTGGATCGGGGCGTCGGCGTCGGGGATCACCGCGTCGCCACGCTGGCTCTCGGGGAGCCAGTCGCGCACGTCGTACGTCGCGGGCGCGACGCCGGTCTCGCTGCCGAGCTGCGCGGGATACCAGACGTCGACGGTGAGGCGGCCGACCGTCACGGTGCGCACGCCGACGGGCCACGGGCCTCGCGCCTCGGGCTCGTCGGGCACGGCGAGCCGCGTCGACGCCTCGCACCCGACGCTCGTCGCGCCCGCGTCGGTGCGCTCGCGTGGGCCCGCGTCGACGATGGTCGGTGCAGCGTCCACGCCTCCTGCGTCGAGCGGCGCGCTCGCATCGTCGTCGCCACATCCCGTCAGGGAGAGAAGGGCCAGCGCCCCCGCCCAAGCGCGCATCGTCCGCATGGCGACGATGCTAGGAGTCGTAAGTCCCACTTTCAACGGGCTGCGGTCGCGCGCCCCCGGCGGAACCGCTTCAGCACGCGACCGAGCACCGCGTCGAGCTCGGGCGCGCGCATCACCCACGCCGCGCCGAGGTACACGATCCCGCCGGCGGCGATCGCGCCCGCGAGCACGAGCATGTCGACCACGCTCGCGCCGTCGTCCCAGCGCACCGTTCGCGCGATGCCCCACGACGCGGCCCCCATCGCCGCGCACGCGACGACGATGCGCAGCGTGCCGGTCGCGACCTCGGAGAGCCCGAGGCGGCCCATCTTCCGGCGCAACAGCGCGAGCAGCATCACGAGCTGCAGCGCGCCGGCCGCGCTGATCGCGATCGCGATGCCGACGTGATCGAGCACGCGGCTCAGCGCGATGCCGAGCCCGGCGAAGACCACGAGGTTGACCACGCTCGCGATCACCGGCGTGCGCGTGTCGCCGTGCGCGTGGAACACGGGCACCACGACGCGCACCGACGCGATCGCCCAGACGCCCGCGGCCTGCCAGAGCAGCGAGCGCGCGGTCTGCACGGTCTCGTCCCATCCGAAGCGGCCATGCATGTACACCGCGGTGACGAGCGGCTCCGCGAGCACGATCAGGAGCACGCTCGCGGGCAGCGCGACGAAGAGCATCGAGCGCAGCGCGAACGTGAAGGTGCGTCGCAGCTCGTCGTGCTCGCCGCGCGCGACGAGATCGGAGAGCGTCGGCAGGAGCGCGGTGGCGAACGCGATCGCGAAGACACCCTGCGGGATCTCGACGAGGCGCGTGCCGAACCAGAGGTACGCCTGCGAGCCCGCCGGCAGCCACGACGCGAGCGAGCGCGAGAGCATCAGGTTGACCTGATAGACGCCGAGCCCCGCGGCGACCGGGCCGAGCAGCGCGATCGCGCGGCGCACCGCGGGATCGTCGAGCGTCGCGCGCGGGCGCACCCAGAGCCCGGCGCGCGCGAGCGCGGGCCACTGCGCGATCACCTGGAGCGCGCCGCCGACGAGCGCCCCGATCGCGAGCGCGCCGATCGCCGGCAGGCCCATCGCGAGCGCGATCGGGATCATCGTGAACGGTGCCGCGATCAGCGCGACGTTGAGCAGCGCGGGGGCGAGGGCGGGCACGGCGAAGCGCCGGTTCGCGTTGAGCGCGCCCGCCGAGAGCGCGGCCATGCCCATGAAGAAGATGTACGGGAACAGCACGCGCGTGAGCGCGACGGTCTGATCGAAGCGCGCGGGATCCTCGAGGTAGCCCGACGCGAACGCGACCACGAGCGCGGGCGCCGCGATCACGCCGACGACGCTCAGCACCGCGAGCGCGATCATGAGCACGCCGGCGGCGCGCACGTGGAACTCCTTGGCGCGCGCCGCGCCTTCTTTGGCGCGCAGATCCGAGTAGACCGGGACGAACGCCGCCGACGCCGCGCCTTCCGCGAACAGCCCGCGCAGCGTGTTCGGGATGGTGAACGCGACGACGAAGAGATCGATCAGCGCGGCGTCGAAGCACGCCGCCATCACGGACTCGCGCGCGACGCCGAGCACACGCGACACGAGCGTGCCCGCCGCCACGATCCCGGCGCGCCCTGCGAGCGCCGCACGTTCGCTCGCCGCACTCGGCGCTCGTTCCTTCTCGTCCGTCACGGGGCCTCGACGTTGGGACGACGGAGCCCACCCCCGCAACTTCCCGGCCCAGCGCGGCACATCACGATCCGTGAATTCCGCGCAATTCGGAGGCACACCCGTTGCTGGATGCCCCCGAGGCGTGGCACTCCGGAGGACGAATGAGTGAGCTCGATCGGCTCGCGCGCGTGGTCGCGCTGGTGATCTTCGGCGTCGCGCTCGCGGGGTGCGGGCCGGGAGGCGCGTGGATCGCGACGATGGTCGCGGTGCTCGCGCTGGTGCTCGGCGCGTGCAGCGAGTCGCGAGAGGCGACGCGCGATGCGGGCGTCGCGCAGGACGCGCGCGTGGTCGGCACCGACGCGCGGGTGGGCGAGGACGCCGGTCGTCGCGATGCGGAGGTCGACGCGGGCGGCAGCTGGGACACGTGCTGCAACGACGGTCGCGTCGACACGTGCTTCTGCCCGGGCGGCGCGTCGTGCAACTACGGGCTCGGGCTCGTCGTGTGCGCCGACGGTCGATGCACGTACGATCACACGGGCGATCCCGAGCTGTTCTGCAGCGCGCCGGACGGCGGGCTCCCCGACGCCGGCGAGCCTGGCGAGTGGGAGCGCTGCTGCAACGCCGAGGGCCGCGTCGATCTGTGCTTCTGCCCCGCGGGCGCGGTGTGCAATTACGGGCTCTTCGAGGACTGCGGCGAGGGCTACTGCGCGAGCCCGCCGGGCAGCGGCTGTCCGGGCTGATGGCGACCCGTCCGATCCGCCACGAGCGCGGGCTCTTCGCGTCGCTGAGCGACGACGTGCTCGGGCCGGTCGTCGAGCTCTCGGATCTACGCCTCGACGCGCATCCTCCGGCGCGCATCGAGCTCGCGCGTCGCGTATGGGCCGAGCGCGTCCGCACCGAGCTGCGCAGCGTGCAGATCATGAACCGCTTCCTCGGCGAGGTGATCGCGGCGGGCGATCCGATCGAGGTGTACGCGGGCGCGGCGGATCTCGTCGTCGACGAGCTGCGCCACGTGCGGCTCACGGTCGCGCTCTGCGAGGCGATCGGCGGCGTGCCGGTGTTCCCCGATCCGATCGAGCTGCGCGAGCCCGACGCGTACCTGCGCGCGCCCGCGGCCGAGCGCGCCCTCCACACCGCGATCGCGATGCTCTGCGTGAACGAGACGCTCTCCGTCGCGTTCATCGAGGACCTGCGCGCGCGCTGCGGCGATCCCGCGGTGAAGCGCGTGCTCGACGCGACGCTCGACGACGAGGAGACGCACCACGCGTTCGGCTGGGCGTACGTCGAGAAGGCGCTCGCGCGCTTCCCGGCCAGCACGCGCGCGGACTGGCGCGAGCTGGTGCGTCGCACGCTCGAGCCGCATCGACGCGCGACGGATCCGATCCTCGCGCAGCTCGACGCCGCCGGGACGACGCTCGCGGATCTGCCGGAGCCCGACCTCGCGGCGCTCGGCCTATTCAGCAAGGAGCGACAGTCCCTCGTGCTGCGCCGCGCTATCGACGAGACGCTCGCGCCTCGCCTCCGCGCGCTCGATCTGCTTCCGTAGCGCGTGTCGTCGATCGTCGCGATCGTGATCGAGGGGCCCAGCGCGCGGCGCGAGGAGCTCGAGGAGGCGGCGTACGCGCTCGGGGTGCAGGGCCTCGAGATCGTCGACGAGGACGTGGGCGCGCCGCGCGGCCGCGTGGTCGTGCGGCTCTGGGTCCCTTCGGGCGATGCGCGCCGCGCGGAGCGACGGCTGCGCAGTGCGCTGTCGAGCGTGTCGATCGTGATCGAGGAGGTCGCGCCGATGACCAGCGCGCCGCGGCACGTGCCGCTCGGGCGCGGGTTCGTCGTCGTGACGGACGCGGGCGAGCCCGGTGCGCGATGGCGCGCGCGGACGGCGCTGCACCTCGCGGGATCGGAGGCGTTCGGCGACGGCGCGCACCCCACGACCGCGCTCTGCGTCGCGGCGATCGAGCGGTGGCCCGCGCGCGCGCTGCGTCGCGCGTCGGTGCTCGACGTCGGCACCGGGACGGGCGTGCTCGCGATCGTGTGCGCGCTGCGCGGTGCATCGCGCGTGATCGCGACCGACGTGGACCCGCTCGCGCGTCGTGCTGCGCGCGAAGCAGTGCGCCGGCACGGGCTCGGCGATCGCGTGATCGTGCGCGCCGGGATGCCGCGCGAGCGCTTCCCGATCGTCGTCGCGAACCTGTATCGCGACGTCCTGATCGCGGAGGCGCGTGGGCTGGCGGCGCGCGTCGCGCCGGGCGGGCGCCTCGTGATCTCGGGGTTCGCGGCGTCGTCCTCGCGGGAGATCACGGGCGCGTTCGCGACGCACGGGCTGCGCGTCGTGGCGCGCTCGCGGCGGGGCGGCTGGGGGTGCCAGGAGCTCACGCGCGATCCCGCGCCTTGACACCCCGGGTCACCCGGCTAATCTCTGCGCCCTTTCCAGTTTCCGGAGCCCGAATGGCCAACGTCGAATCGGCGAAGAAGCGCATCCGCCAGACCGAGAAGCGCACCCTGCGCAACCGTCACATCCGCACGACCGTGCGCACCCACGTGAAGCGCGTGCGCGAGGCGCTCGCCAAGACCGACAAGGCCGCGGCCCAGACCGCGCTCGCCGAGGCGATCCGCAAGATCGACATGGCGGTGAGCAAGGGCGTCTACCACCACAAGACGGGCTCGCGTTACATCTCGCGCCTGACCGAGCAGGTCCAGAAGATGGCGTGAGCCGGTCCTCGCGAGCTGGCCTCGCGAGACCGCAGCGAACGGCCGCGCCCCAAGCCACGGGGACGCGGCCGTCGGCGTTCCGTCGACCCGGCTTGCGCCTCCGACTGCGCGGGAACAGCGTGCTTCCGATGGCATCCGACGATCTCCGCGAGCGTCTCGAGGCCCACCGCGGTCCGGTCCTCTACAGCGACCTCGCCGCGCACCTCAAGCGCGGCGCCGTGTTCGTCGTCGCGCCCTCGATCGATCTCGTGACGTGCGGCGTCGCGATCGCGACCGACGATCGCGCGAGCGTGGAGCACTGGATCCACAGCGGCGATCTGCGTCGGCCCACCGCGGACGAGCTCGAGAAGTGGCCGGGCGACGAGGGTCGCACCTGGATCAGCGTGGTCGTGCAGCCGTACGTGCTGCTCCAGGATCCGAAGGCGGACTAGACCCGGAACTGCCACTCCGAGACGAGCGGCAGATCGCGCCCCGAGCACAGCGCGAGGATCACCTCTTCCATCACGACCTCGGGCGGGCGCTTGCTGCCCTTGAGCGCGAGGTCCGCCTCGGCGAGCGCGCGGAACGCAGCGCGAAGCGCGTCGTCGTCGAACTTGCGCGCGGCCGCCTCGAGATCGCGCGCCTTGAACGGCAGCGCCCCTGCGAAGCGCGCCATCTCGGGCCCACGGAGGCCATCCGCGAGCGCCTGCTTCGCCTTCGCGACCATCCGGAGCTGGCGCGCGACCATCGCGAGGATGCGCAGCGGCGGCTCGCGATCCGCGAGCAACGAGCCGACCGCTTCCAGCGCGACCGCGCTCTTCCGCGCCGCGACGGCGTCGACGACCGTCCAGATCGAGTCCACGCGGATGCGCACGATCGAGGCCTCGACGGCCGCGAGATCGATCGGAGCGCCCTTGCCGACGTACAGCGAGAGCCGCTCGACGGCGTCGTCGATCGCCGCGAGATCGTTGCCGAGCGCGTCGAGCAGCGCTTGTCCCGCGTCGGGCGAGATCGTGTGCCCGCGTCGCTTCGCCTCGCCGAGCACGAAGCGCTCGAGCAGCGGGCCCTTCAGCGGCTCGCACTCGATCCACGCGCCCGCGCTCTTCGCCGCCTTCGAGAGCTTGCTGCGCCCGTCGAT includes:
- a CDS encoding alpha/beta hydrolase family protein, which translates into the protein MRTMRAWAGALALLSLTGCGDDDASAPLDAGGVDAAPTIVDAGPRERTDAGATSVGCEASTRLAVPDEPEARGPWPVGVRTVTVGRLTVDVWYPAQLGSETGVAPATYDVRDWLPESQRGDAVIPDADAPIQTCDCHRDLPIDAEHGPYPLVVFVHGTAAFRTQSLSFLTHWASRGFVVVATDHPGLYLGDLLAIVCADPRTGPRMLEEDVDAMLDAMRATSGELAWLAGRVDPARIGLAGHSAGGIVTSLSDRAGVRVVIGLSSNGAAREDPGLEGSLFVAATDDAVVPYSSTLSAYEGSPEPKWFLGIQGSGHLAPSDLCDLENEEGQNLLAVAQEHGVCGAQFAGMLFDCQPDHVDPEDARVVGRAITTAVLEQILWCADRSAAITAIPERLEHVEELRSAP
- the murJ gene encoding murein biosynthesis integral membrane protein MurJ — protein: MTDEKERAPSAASERAALAGRAGIVAAGTLVSRVLGVARESVMAACFDAALIDLFVVAFTIPNTLRGLFAEGAASAAFVPVYSDLRAKEGAARAKEFHVRAAGVLMIALAVLSVVGVIAAPALVVAFASGYLEDPARFDQTVALTRVLFPYIFFMGMAALSAGALNANRRFAVPALAPALLNVALIAAPFTMIPIALAMGLPAIGALAIGALVGGALQVIAQWPALARAGLWVRPRATLDDPAVRRAIALLGPVAAGLGVYQVNLMLSRSLASWLPAGSQAYLWFGTRLVEIPQGVFAIAFATALLPTLSDLVARGEHDELRRTFTFALRSMLFVALPASVLLIVLAEPLVTAVYMHGRFGWDETVQTARSLLWQAAGVWAIASVRVVVPVFHAHGDTRTPVIASVVNLVVFAGLGIALSRVLDHVGIAIAISAAGALQLVMLLALLRRKMGRLGLSEVATGTLRIVVACAAMGAASWGIARTVRWDDGASVVDMLVLAGAIAAGGIVYLGAAWVMRAPELDAVLGRVLKRFRRGRATAAR
- a CDS encoding ferritin-like domain-containing protein, whose product is MATRPIRHERGLFASLSDDVLGPVVELSDLRLDAHPPARIELARRVWAERVRTELRSVQIMNRFLGEVIAAGDPIEVYAGAADLVVDELRHVRLTVALCEAIGGVPVFPDPIELREPDAYLRAPAAERALHTAIAMLCVNETLSVAFIEDLRARCGDPAVKRVLDATLDDEETHHAFGWAYVEKALARFPASTRADWRELVRRTLEPHRRATDPILAQLDAAGTTLADLPEPDLAALGLFSKERQSLVLRRAIDETLAPRLRALDLLP
- a CDS encoding 50S ribosomal protein L11 methyltransferase, yielding MSSIVAIVIEGPSARREELEEAAYALGVQGLEIVDEDVGAPRGRVVVRLWVPSGDARRAERRLRSALSSVSIVIEEVAPMTSAPRHVPLGRGFVVVTDAGEPGARWRARTALHLAGSEAFGDGAHPTTALCVAAIERWPARALRRASVLDVGTGTGVLAIVCALRGASRVIATDVDPLARRAAREAVRRHGLGDRVIVRAGMPRERFPIVVANLYRDVLIAEARGLAARVAPGGRLVISGFAASSSREITGAFATHGLRVVARSRRGGWGCQELTRDPAP
- the rpsT gene encoding 30S ribosomal protein S20 — translated: MANVESAKKRIRQTEKRTLRNRHIRTTVRTHVKRVREALAKTDKAAAQTALAEAIRKIDMAVSKGVYHHKTGSRYISRLTEQVQKMA
- a CDS encoding DUF2288 domain-containing protein, which translates into the protein MASDDLRERLEAHRGPVLYSDLAAHLKRGAVFVVAPSIDLVTCGVAIATDDRASVEHWIHSGDLRRPTADELEKWPGDEGRTWISVVVQPYVLLQDPKAD
- the holA gene encoding DNA polymerase III subunit delta, which codes for MSEERDIQSLLGDARAGKWQPIVLLVGSERFLAERAAKLLKKAVVGDGPSGFNDDLFHGAQVVASRVVGTAKTLPMMAKARYVLIRDAEDVPAAELDALAAYVAAPSPSTCLVMIAEKIDGRSKLSKAAKSAGAWIECEPLKGPLLERFVLGEAKRRGHTISPDAGQALLDALGNDLAAIDDAVERLSLYVGKGAPIDLAAVEASIVRIRVDSIWTVVDAVAARKSAVALEAVGSLLADREPPLRILAMVARQLRMVAKAKQALADGLRGPEMARFAGALPFKARDLEAAARKFDDDALRAAFRALAEADLALKGSKRPPEVVMEEVILALCSGRDLPLVSEWQFRV